Proteins encoded by one window of Streptomyces sp. LX-29:
- a CDS encoding trypsin-like peptidase domain-containing protein has translation MKTPASRRLPPPATLSLCCAALLVACSAGGTETAGRSRVPAPAPKVSARATAPPDDPRKGYADAVAAVLPSVVQITAGDSLGSGVVYDARGHIVTNAHVVGEAEDFEVTLATDKKPHKASLVSSYPAQDLAVIKLDEVPGGLKPAVFGDSSKIEVGHIVLAMGSPLGLSSSVTQGIVSAVGRTVSEPREDGGTGATISNLIQTSAPINPGNSGGALVSLANEVVGIPTLAATDPELGDAAAGIGFAIPSSTVTDIADQIIEDGEVTSSGKAALGITGRTVLGDGYRPAGVAVVSVADDGAAARAGLKSGDIVTAVGDTRITTMLSLIEALAAHRPDDRTTVTYERNGAPNTARVTLGEL, from the coding sequence ATGAAGACTCCCGCGAGCCGCAGGCTGCCGCCGCCCGCCACGCTGTCGCTGTGCTGCGCGGCGCTCCTGGTGGCCTGTAGCGCGGGCGGCACGGAGACGGCGGGGCGTTCGCGGGTGCCGGCGCCGGCACCGAAGGTGTCGGCGCGCGCCACGGCCCCGCCCGACGACCCGCGCAAGGGGTACGCGGACGCGGTGGCGGCCGTGCTGCCGTCCGTCGTACAGATCACCGCCGGTGACAGCCTCGGCTCCGGGGTGGTCTACGACGCCCGGGGGCACATCGTCACCAACGCCCATGTGGTCGGCGAGGCCGAGGACTTCGAGGTCACCCTGGCCACCGACAAGAAGCCCCACAAGGCGTCGCTGGTCTCCAGCTATCCGGCGCAGGACCTCGCGGTGATCAAGCTCGACGAGGTGCCGGGCGGGCTGAAGCCCGCCGTCTTCGGCGACTCGTCGAAGATCGAGGTGGGGCACATCGTGCTGGCGATGGGCAGCCCGCTGGGCCTGTCCAGCAGCGTCACCCAGGGCATCGTCTCGGCGGTGGGACGCACCGTCAGCGAGCCCCGGGAGGACGGCGGCACCGGCGCCACCATCAGCAACCTGATCCAGACCTCCGCGCCCATCAACCCCGGCAACAGCGGCGGCGCGCTGGTCAGCCTCGCCAACGAGGTGGTCGGCATCCCCACGCTCGCCGCCACCGACCCGGAGCTCGGCGACGCGGCGGCCGGCATCGGGTTCGCCATCCCCTCCTCCACCGTGACCGACATCGCCGACCAGATCATCGAGGACGGCGAGGTCACCTCCTCGGGCAAGGCGGCGCTCGGCATCACCGGGCGCACCGTGCTCGGCGACGGCTACCGGCCGGCCGGGGTGGCCGTGGTCTCCGTCGCCGACGACGGGGCCGCCGCGCGGGCCGGCCTGAAGTCGGGGGACATCGTCACCGCCGTCGGCGACACCCGGATCACCACCATGCTGTCCCTGATCGAGGCGCTGGCCGCGCACCGACCCGACGACCGGACCACGGTGACCTACGAGCGGAACGGCGCCCCGAACACGGCGCGGGTCACCCTCGGCGAGCTGTGA